Proteins from a genomic interval of Garra rufa chromosome 4, GarRuf1.0, whole genome shotgun sequence:
- the LOC141332941 gene encoding uncharacterized protein, which translates to MTFIKDESEDLKIQETFRDIEEQQTEMMFTKDESEDVEIEESFGVEQTEMMFIKEESEDVEIEESFGVEYEDIEEQQTQMMFTKDESEYVEIEESFGVEQTEMMFIKEESEDVEIEESFGVEYEDIEEQQTQMMFMKEESEDVEIEESFGVEYEDIEEQQTQMMFMKEESEDVEIEELFRVKHEETEEQQTKMMFIKDESEYKEIEETFGVKHEDIEEQQTEMMFIKDESEDVEIEETFGVKHEDPEEQTELVVPGPSNFQG; encoded by the coding sequence ATGACGTTTATTAAAGATGAGAGTGAAGATTTGAAAATTCAAGAAACATTCAGAGATATTGAGGAACAACAAACAGAGATGATGTTTACTAAAGATGAGAGTGAAGATGTGGAGATTGAAGAGTCATTTGGAGTCGAACAAACAGAGAtgatgtttattaaagaggaaagTGAAGATGTGGAGATTGAAGAGTCATTTGGAGTCGAATATGAAGATATTGAGGAACAACAAACACAGATGATGTTTACTAAAGATGAGAGTGAATATGTGGAGATTGAAGAGTCATTTGGAGTCGAACAAACAGAGAtgatgtttattaaagaggaaagTGAAGATGTGGAGATTGAAGAGTCATTTGGAGTCGAATATGAAGATATTGAGGAACAACAAACACAGATGATGTTTATGAAAGAGGAAAGTGAAGATGTGGAGATTGAAGAGTCATTTGGAGTCGAATATGAAGATATTGAGGAACAACAAACACAGATGATGTTTATGAAAGAGGAAAGTGAAGATGTGGAGATTGAGGAgttattcagagtcaaacatgaagaaactgaggaacaaCAAACAAAGATGATGTTTATTAAAGATGAGAGTGAATATAaggagattgaagaaacatttggagtcaaacatgaagatattgAGGAACAACAAACAGAGATGATGTTTATTAAAGATGAGAGTGAAGATGtggagattgaagaaacatttggagtcaaacatgaagatcctgaggaacaaacag